The following nucleotide sequence is from bacterium.
CCGCACGGCGGTTTCTATTCGTGGGTGACAACTCCGGACGGTATCGATCATGACAGTCTCTTCAGGACTGCTGCCCGGAACAAGGTCATGTACTTTACCGGGAATTTCTTCTACCTCGACAATACGCACCACAATAATTTCCGTCTGTGCTTTTCGAGACCGGACGAGGATGTGATTGTCGAAGCGGTCAGAAGAATCGCGATTGCCCTCAAGGAAGAGATGGTAAAATAGAACGGGATTTTCCGTGTCCGGGCTGTGGTGGAATCTTTCCAACTCCTTGTTGTATCTGCTCAATCCGCGTGAATCCGTGTTCTATTCGGTTTTCTCAATAGAACACGGATCAAGTCACTTAAACCGATAAACCCTGAACGGCATGTATAAAAATAAAAAAGTCATCGTGGTGATGCCCGCTTACAATGCAGAGCAGACACTGCGGAAAACCTATGATGAGGTTATGGCACAGGAGATTGTGGACCTTGTTATTGTCGTCGATGATAAGAGCAGCGATGAAACGGTATCCATAGCCAGTTCGCTTCCCGATGCCATTGTTTATGTCCATGAACGTAACCGCGGATACGGCGCAAACCAGAAAACCTGCTACCGTCACGCTCTCGGTGACGGAGGTGACATCATCATCATGGTTCACCCCGATTACCAGTATACGCCGAAACTGATTCCTGCGATGGCGTCTCTCATCGGTAACGGCCTCTATTCGTGCGTTCTTGGTTCGCGGATTCTCGGGGGATACGCTCTCAAGGGCGGGATGCCGTTGTGGCGGTATGTATCGAACAGGTTTCTCACGCTCGCGGGGAACTTGCTGCTGGGGGCGAAACTGTCGGAGTACCATACGGGGTATCGGGCTTTTTCACGGGAGTTGCTCGAGAAATTGCCGCTCGTGAACAATTCCGATGATTTTGTGTTCGACAACCAGATGCTTGCTCAGGTGGTATGGTTCGGTTATACGATTGCCGAGGTAAGCTGCCCGACGAAATACTTTGCCGAAGCCTCGTCGATAAACTTTTTCCGCAGTATCAGGTACGGTTTCGGGTGCCTGTTGACAGCTCTGACCTTTCGTCTGGCCCGAATGGGGCTGGTGGCCTCACGCCTGTTTCCGCGGTATGAATGAGTCATCACAATAAACGTTAATACACGGTTATTTTATCCGGCATATAACGGATTATATTACATATGGATTGTCCGGGTGACCCGGTATTGAGCGAAATACCATTTGACTTTGACCCCTCTTTTGCCTATTTTTCATAAGTCCCTGTTGATGTGTGTTTTAAGTTGCATCACGTTTTTTTATTACTTCGACTGACACCATGAAAATACGGTTTATCACCATATGTGCTTTCCTGCTGTTCAACGTATTCGTTTCGACGGCATATTCTGAAGAAATCACCTGGAAACTGTTCCTGAAGCCGTATATATATGACGGTCCGGTTCTTACAAAAACACTCCAGACCGGCCAGCAGTTTACTATCGAAAATTACAGCCTTTCGGGTGGTCAGTCTAAATACAGCGAACTCATGAACGCTCTCAGGGGCAGCACATTCTCTCTTGCGCAGCTGCCGACCGGTAAACCGGCCGAGATTCGTATCATTCTCAATATAG
It contains:
- a CDS encoding glycosyltransferase family 2 protein translates to MYKNKKVIVVMPAYNAEQTLRKTYDEVMAQEIVDLVIVVDDKSSDETVSIASSLPDAIVYVHERNRGYGANQKTCYRHALGDGGDIIIMVHPDYQYTPKLIPAMASLIGNGLYSCVLGSRILGGYALKGGMPLWRYVSNRFLTLAGNLLLGAKLSEYHTGYRAFSRELLEKLPLVNNSDDFVFDNQMLAQVVWFGYTIAEVSCPTKYFAEASSINFFRSIRYGFGCLLTALTFRLARMGLVASRLFPRYE